CGGATGAGGCATGGCTGGAACCGCTGCTTGACGCCATCAGCGACCATATGCCCCTGTTGCTGAAAGGCGAGGACAGCACCTTCATGAACCGCCTGACAGCCGCGGTAGGCGACAGCAATGCAGAAGCCAAACCGGAGAAAAAAGCCCGGAGCCATATCCGTGCCGCCCGTCCGTCCGCCAAACCGGCCCTGCCGCAAACCGGCCCGATGACAGATATGCTCAAAAAGCTGTTTTCCAGAAAACCGGACAGGGAATAGGCGTATTCATCCCTGGACTCTATAGATATTGCCGTAAAATATGGTATAGAAGCACCCAAGATAAAAATTTAAGGACTATGCGACCATGGGTTTCAAATGCGGAATCGTTGGTTTGCCGAATGTCGGCAAATCCACTCTTTTCAACGCCCTGACCAAAACAGCGGCAGCACAGGCGGCCAATTATCCCTTCTGCACCATTGAACCGAACACCGGTGAAGTGGCCGTGCCCGACCCGCGCATGAAAAAAATTGCCGCCATTGCCGGCTCGAAGGAAATCATCCCCACCCGTATCAGCTTTGTTGATATTGCCGGCCTGGTGCGCGGCGCCTCCAAAGGCGAGGGCCTGGGCAACCAGTTTCTGGCCAATATTCGTGAAGTGGATGCCATTGTCCATGTACTGCGCTGCTTTGAGGATGATGACATCACCCATGTCGAAGGGCGCATTGACCCGGTTTCCGATGCTGCCACAGTGGAAACGGAGTTGATGCTTTCCGACCTTGAAAGCCTTGAGCGCCGCATTGTGCAAATGCGCAAACGCGCCACCGGCAAAGACAAGGAAGCGCTTGCCGTTCTGCCGATGATGGAACAGGCCCTTGCCCTGTTGCAGGATGGCAAGCCGGTGCGCCTGCTGTTGAAAGACATTGCAGCGGAAGACCTTGATATTCTCAACGGCCTTAACCTGCTGACATCAAAGCCCGTGCTTTATGTCTGCAATGTCGCTGAAGGCGATACTGTCAATGGCAATGAACATACCGGAGCTGTTGCCGGAATGGCGGCGGAACAGGGTGCTGAAACGGTGATTATTTCCGCCGCGATTGAGGCAGAAGTTGCCCAGCTGCCGGATGAGGAAGCGGCAGAATATCTGGAAGCCATGGGGCTGCATGAACCCGGGCTGGACCGCCTTATCCGCGCCGGATACCATTTGCTTGACCTTATTACCTATTTCACCTGCGGGCCGAAGGAAACCCGCGCCTGGACCATCAGGCGCGGCACCAGGGCGCCGCAGGCGGCCGGTGTTATCCATTCGGATTTCGAGCGTGGCTTTATCCGCGCCCAGACAATCGGCTATCAGGACTATATCACGCTTGGCGGTGAAACGGCTGCCAGGGAAGCCGGCAAGGCCCGTGATGAAGGCAAGGAATATGTCGTACAGGACGGCGATGTCATGCTGTTCAAACACAATACATAACCATTCAAGTCAGTACGTCACCGTTATAGCAACCGTATCGGAATAGGTGCCGGCACTGGGTGTCTGCTGCGGCAACACCCGCGCATAAACCGGAATTGTCTGATTGCTGCCGATACCGACCCCGTTGATCGCCGTCGTTCCGTTCCAGCTGCTCTGATAAGCGGGATCGCTGAACAACCCGTATTGAATAGATTGGCTGCCATTCATCATCCGCATACCGGTAGAGCTTGCCAGGCTGACACTGTAAGGCTGTGCCAGAGTGCAATTGACGATGATTGCCCCTTGCGCGGACAGCGTTTGAGTCAAAACGGTTTGCGTGCCGAAATTGATATCATTGGCGCTGACATTGCAATTAGGCTGGATGATGGCGGTGATGGTGACAGCGCTGGTAATATTCTGGCCACTGTTAAAACAACTGCCAAGAAGAATCGGCGCGATCAGGCCCGAAGTGAAATAGGTCGTATAACGTGATGTTGTGGAATATGTCCCTGCCGGTACAACCTGCCCCGCAGCAATGCTGCCGGTAAAAGGCTGCGTATAGGATGTGCCTAAAACCGGCAGAAGCGCAGTCTGCTGAGGAATGGTGCCGGAACCGGAAACCGTGCGCATCCCCCACACAAGGTTCCCCGGCAGATAGAGATTAAAGGCCAGCGCATAACCAAGCGCAGCGCCGCTGGTGCCATGCAGCAGACGCGTTGTGCCGGACATATCCGCCAGTGCCGGCTCTATTGTCGGGCACATCGCTGATGTCAGTTCCAGCAAGCCGGCAGAACACTGAAACCCCATTGAACCGCTCATACTGCCGCTGTTGCCGGATAAAATCGTGCCGAAACTCAATGTCGCAGGCGCATTGTTAAAGCTGCAGGTGATCGCCTGCGCCTTGTCAAGCCGGCCAAAATTCCCCATCGTCAAAACAGCGAGGAACAGCAAAAAGGCAGCCTTGCAGCCGACATTATTTTTCCACATCACACGCACTTTCAAACAAGCCATGCGTTATATCTGTGTCAGCGCCGCAAACTGCCAAGGGCGGCAGCGCACAACAAAAAAGCGCTATAAGTCTGTACAGTGAATTTGCG
This is a stretch of genomic DNA from Candidatus Tokpelaia hoelldoblerii. It encodes these proteins:
- a CDS encoding Secreted pili protein involved in motility and biofilm formation (bhsal11800), with the protein product MACLKVRVMWKNNVGCKAAFLLFLAVLTMGNFGRLDKAQAITCSFNNAPATLSFGTILSGNSGSMSGSMGFQCSAGLLELTSAMCPTIEPALADMSGTTRLLHGTSGAALGYALAFNLYLPGNLVWGMRTVSGSGTIPQQTALLPVLGTSYTQPFTGSIAAGQVVPAGTYSTTSRYTTYFTSGLIAPILLGSCFNSGQNITSAVTITAIIQPNCNVSANDINFGTQTVLTQTLSAQGAIIVNCTLAQPYSVSLASSTGMRMMNGSQSIQYGLFSDPAYQSSWNGTTAINGVGIGSNQTIPVYARVLPQQTPSAGTYSDTVAITVTY
- the ychF gene encoding Ribosome-binding ATPase YchF (bhsal11790); translated protein: MGFKCGIVGLPNVGKSTLFNALTKTAAAQAANYPFCTIEPNTGEVAVPDPRMKKIAAIAGSKEIIPTRISFVDIAGLVRGASKGEGLGNQFLANIREVDAIVHVLRCFEDDDITHVEGRIDPVSDAATVETELMLSDLESLERRIVQMRKRATGKDKEALAVLPMMEQALALLQDGKPVRLLLKDIAAEDLDILNGLNLLTSKPVLYVCNVAEGDTVNGNEHTGAVAGMAAEQGAETVIISAAIEAEVAQLPDEEAAEYLEAMGLHEPGLDRLIRAGYHLLDLITYFTCGPKETRAWTIRRGTRAPQAAGVIHSDFERGFIRAQTIGYQDYITLGGETAAREAGKARDEGKEYVVQDGDVMLFKHNT